A region from the Panicum hallii strain FIL2 chromosome 1, PHallii_v3.1, whole genome shotgun sequence genome encodes:
- the LOC112887911 gene encoding serine/threonine-protein kinase EDR1-like isoform X1, with amino-acid sequence MDDLPEDEGRSQTQPSDPNWHSHLDHKFQSLSLTKQEKILDSAYSSLDSREAGHSLQAAQTLWSTGSLSGPIPNGFYSIIPEKRLKERFDAIPSPDDLYSLGIEGFKAEIILVDIERDKKISALKQLCTALVKGLTSNPAAMIKKVAGLVSDFYKRPNLHLSPARTSSEELSYFLENRGVQLLGQIRHGSCRPRAILFKVLADSVGIDSKLLVGIPNEEPHGYDDSSKHMSVVVTMKSSEFLVDLTRFPGQLVPFSSKALITSHISAAGESDSVDYDSCDSPLEPNSPLCAQRQEQDDSNRSFKATSLRNIMLKSTNSMEGKMRCSSHSDPNVANAFCGRSRKKVADEHQRTASSSPEHPLFRVRGRSMLGDRQQGTSVAVSRYLNGASTSNACKARRRSISITPEISDDIVRAVRAISESMRQNRLSRVQNDGSLGSSNDSQKHEPACDSHDDEVSTRRPSALEGLRRHISSQKAVSLPSSPHRSSILASDLRGPSDFTEADLMSTWNKVLQSSPFLNKPLLPYEEWRIEFSEITVGIRVGVGFFGEVFRGLWNGTDVAIKVFLEQDLTTENMKDFCNEISILSRLRHPNVILFLGACMKPPHLSLVTEYMELGSLYSLIHSKTHKMKLHWKRRLKMLCDICRGLMCMHRLKIVHRDLKSANCLVNKYWTVKICDFGLSQIMSDSAMNDNSSAGTPEWMAPELILNEPFTEKCDIFSFGVIMWELCTLSRPWEGIPPVQIVYSVANDGARLEIPEGPLGSLIADCWAEPERRPSCQEILTRLLDCEYTLC; translated from the exons ATGGATGATCTGCCAGAGGATGAAGGGAGATCCCAGACACAACCTTCAGATCCAAATTGGCACTCCCATTTGGATCACAAGTTCCAGTCCCTTTCCCTGACTAAACAGGAAAAAATTTTGGATTCTGCATATTCTTCCCTTGATTCTAGGGAAGCTGGTCATTCATTGCAGGCTGCTCAGACATTGTGGTCTACTGGATCTCTATCAGGTCCAATACCCAATGGTTTTTATTCCATTATTCCG GAAAAGAGGCTCAAGGAGCGTTTTGACGCCATACCTTCTCCAGATGACCTTTATTCTCTTGGAATAGAAGGATTTAAGGCAGAAATTATCCTTGTGGACATAGAAAGAGATAAAAAGATATCTGCTTTAAAGCAGCTATGCACAGCGCTGGTAAAAGGATTGACTTCAAACCCTGCTGCCATGATAAAAAAGGTTGCAGGTTTG GTTTCTGACTTCTACAAGCGACCAAACCTGCATCTCAGTCCTGCAAGAACTTCCTCTGAAGAACTTTCTTATTTCTTAGAAAACAGGGGAGTTCAATTGCTGGGACAGATAAGACATGGATCTTGCAGGCCCAGAGCTATATTATTTAAAGTTCTTGCTGACTCTGTTGGTATAGACTCTAAACTGCTGGTG GGCATTCCAAATGAAGAACCTCATGGTTATGATGATTCATCCAAACATATGTCTGTTGTGGTCACGATGAAATCTTCGGAGTTTCTAGTTGACCTGACGCGTTTTCCAGGACAATTAGTTCCATTTTCATCCAAGGCTCTCATCACATCCCATATATCTGCGGCTGGAGAGAGTGATTCAGTTGACTATGATTCCTGTGATTCTCCTCTTGAACCAAATAGTCCCCTATGTGCTCAACG GCAAGAGCAAGATGACAGCAACAGATCCTTTAAAGCGACCTCTCTAAGAAACATCATGCTCAAATCAACAAATTCTATGGAGGGTAAAATGAGGTG TTCATCACATAGTGACCCGAATGTTGCCAATGCCTTCTGTGGTCGCAGCCGGAAGAAAGTTGCGGATGAACATCAACGAACCGCAAGTTCAAG TCCAGAGCATCCATTGTTCAGAGTTCGTGGCCGTTCAATGCTGGGTGATAGACAACAGGGTACCAGTGTAGCTGTGTCAAGGTACCTCA ATGGCGCATCAACATCAAATGCATGTAAAGCACGGAGACGAAGTATAAGTATCACCCCTGAAATCAGTGATGATATTGTGAG GGCAGTTCGAGCAATAAGTGAAAGCATGAGACAGAATCGCCTTTCAAGGGTGCAGAATGATGGTAGTCTTGGATCCTCAAATGATTCACAGAAACAT GAACCTGCTTGTGACTCTCATGACGATGAAGTATCTACAAGACGACCAAGCGCACTGGAGGGTTTGAGAAGACACATTAGTAGTCAGAAAGCAGTGTCATTACCTTCATCACCCCATAGGTCAAGTATCCTTGCCTCTGACCTTAGGGGCCCATCTGACTTCACAGAAGCTGATCTGATGTCAACCTGGAATAAGGTGTTGCAGTCTTCACCATTTCTGAACAAGCCTTTATTGCCATATGAGGAATGGCGCATTGAGTTTTCAGAGATTACTGTTGGCATTCGTGTGGGAGTAG GGTTCTTTGGAGAAGTCTTTCGTGGCCTCTGGAATGGAACAGATGTAGCTATAAAAGTATTCCTGGAGCAAGATTTGACAACAGAGAATATGAAAGATTTCTGCAACGAGATCTCAATACTTAG CCGACTTCGACATCCCAATG TCATACTCTTCCTTGGTGCATGTATGAAGCCTCCTCACTTATCCCTAGTCACTGAGTACATGGAATTGGGTTCTTTGTACAGTTTGATTCATTCAAAAACACACAAAATGAAGCTCCATTGGAAGAGGAGGTTAAAGATGCTCTGTGATATCTGTAG GGGCCTCATGTGCATGCACCGGCTGAAGATTGTTCACCGTGATCTCAAGAGTGCAAATTGCCTTGTTAACAAATACTGGACAGTCAAGATATGTGATTTTGGGCTCTCTCAAATAATGTCAGATTCTGCAATGAATGATAACTCATCTGCGGGGACCCCAGAGTGGATGGCTCCCGAGCTCATTCTCAATGAACCATTCACAGAAAAATGCGATATCTTCAGCTTTGGGGTTATCATGTGGGAGCTTTGCACTCTGAGTAGACCTTGGGAAGGAATACCACCTGTTCAG ATTGTTTATTCTGTTGCGAATGATGGGGCGAGACTGGAAATACCAGAAGGACCTCTTGGAAGCTTGATTGCGG ATTGCTGGGCAGAGCCGGAGAGGCGTCCAAGCTGCCAGGAGATCCTGACCCGCCTTCTTGATTGCGAGTATACCCTATGCTGA
- the LOC112887911 gene encoding serine/threonine-protein kinase EDR1-like isoform X2, which yields MDDLPEDEGRSQTQPSDPNWHSHLDHKFQSLSLTKQEKILDSAYSSLDSREAGHSLQAAQTLWSTGSLSGPIPNGFYSIIPEKRLKERFDAIPSPDDLYSLGIEGFKAEIILVDIERDKKISALKQLCTALVKGLTSNPAAMIKKVAGLVSDFYKRPNLHLSPARTSSEELSYFLENRGVQLLGQIRHGSCRPRAILFKVLADSVGIDSKLLVGIPNEEPHGYDDSSKHMSVVVTMKSSEFLVDLTRFPGQLVPFSSKALITSHISAAGESDSVDYDSCDSPLEPNSPLCAQRQEQDDSNRSFKATSLRNIMLKSTNSMEGKMRCSSHSDPNVANAFCGRSRKKVADEHQRTASSSPEHPLFRVRGRSMLGDRQQGTSVAVSRSDGASTSNACKARRRSISITPEISDDIVRAVRAISESMRQNRLSRVQNDGSLGSSNDSQKHEPACDSHDDEVSTRRPSALEGLRRHISSQKAVSLPSSPHRSSILASDLRGPSDFTEADLMSTWNKVLQSSPFLNKPLLPYEEWRIEFSEITVGIRVGVGFFGEVFRGLWNGTDVAIKVFLEQDLTTENMKDFCNEISILSRLRHPNVILFLGACMKPPHLSLVTEYMELGSLYSLIHSKTHKMKLHWKRRLKMLCDICRGLMCMHRLKIVHRDLKSANCLVNKYWTVKICDFGLSQIMSDSAMNDNSSAGTPEWMAPELILNEPFTEKCDIFSFGVIMWELCTLSRPWEGIPPVQIVYSVANDGARLEIPEGPLGSLIADCWAEPERRPSCQEILTRLLDCEYTLC from the exons ATGGATGATCTGCCAGAGGATGAAGGGAGATCCCAGACACAACCTTCAGATCCAAATTGGCACTCCCATTTGGATCACAAGTTCCAGTCCCTTTCCCTGACTAAACAGGAAAAAATTTTGGATTCTGCATATTCTTCCCTTGATTCTAGGGAAGCTGGTCATTCATTGCAGGCTGCTCAGACATTGTGGTCTACTGGATCTCTATCAGGTCCAATACCCAATGGTTTTTATTCCATTATTCCG GAAAAGAGGCTCAAGGAGCGTTTTGACGCCATACCTTCTCCAGATGACCTTTATTCTCTTGGAATAGAAGGATTTAAGGCAGAAATTATCCTTGTGGACATAGAAAGAGATAAAAAGATATCTGCTTTAAAGCAGCTATGCACAGCGCTGGTAAAAGGATTGACTTCAAACCCTGCTGCCATGATAAAAAAGGTTGCAGGTTTG GTTTCTGACTTCTACAAGCGACCAAACCTGCATCTCAGTCCTGCAAGAACTTCCTCTGAAGAACTTTCTTATTTCTTAGAAAACAGGGGAGTTCAATTGCTGGGACAGATAAGACATGGATCTTGCAGGCCCAGAGCTATATTATTTAAAGTTCTTGCTGACTCTGTTGGTATAGACTCTAAACTGCTGGTG GGCATTCCAAATGAAGAACCTCATGGTTATGATGATTCATCCAAACATATGTCTGTTGTGGTCACGATGAAATCTTCGGAGTTTCTAGTTGACCTGACGCGTTTTCCAGGACAATTAGTTCCATTTTCATCCAAGGCTCTCATCACATCCCATATATCTGCGGCTGGAGAGAGTGATTCAGTTGACTATGATTCCTGTGATTCTCCTCTTGAACCAAATAGTCCCCTATGTGCTCAACG GCAAGAGCAAGATGACAGCAACAGATCCTTTAAAGCGACCTCTCTAAGAAACATCATGCTCAAATCAACAAATTCTATGGAGGGTAAAATGAGGTG TTCATCACATAGTGACCCGAATGTTGCCAATGCCTTCTGTGGTCGCAGCCGGAAGAAAGTTGCGGATGAACATCAACGAACCGCAAGTTCAAG TCCAGAGCATCCATTGTTCAGAGTTCGTGGCCGTTCAATGCTGGGTGATAGACAACAGGGTACCAGTGTAGCTGTGTCAAG GTCAGATGGCGCATCAACATCAAATGCATGTAAAGCACGGAGACGAAGTATAAGTATCACCCCTGAAATCAGTGATGATATTGTGAG GGCAGTTCGAGCAATAAGTGAAAGCATGAGACAGAATCGCCTTTCAAGGGTGCAGAATGATGGTAGTCTTGGATCCTCAAATGATTCACAGAAACAT GAACCTGCTTGTGACTCTCATGACGATGAAGTATCTACAAGACGACCAAGCGCACTGGAGGGTTTGAGAAGACACATTAGTAGTCAGAAAGCAGTGTCATTACCTTCATCACCCCATAGGTCAAGTATCCTTGCCTCTGACCTTAGGGGCCCATCTGACTTCACAGAAGCTGATCTGATGTCAACCTGGAATAAGGTGTTGCAGTCTTCACCATTTCTGAACAAGCCTTTATTGCCATATGAGGAATGGCGCATTGAGTTTTCAGAGATTACTGTTGGCATTCGTGTGGGAGTAG GGTTCTTTGGAGAAGTCTTTCGTGGCCTCTGGAATGGAACAGATGTAGCTATAAAAGTATTCCTGGAGCAAGATTTGACAACAGAGAATATGAAAGATTTCTGCAACGAGATCTCAATACTTAG CCGACTTCGACATCCCAATG TCATACTCTTCCTTGGTGCATGTATGAAGCCTCCTCACTTATCCCTAGTCACTGAGTACATGGAATTGGGTTCTTTGTACAGTTTGATTCATTCAAAAACACACAAAATGAAGCTCCATTGGAAGAGGAGGTTAAAGATGCTCTGTGATATCTGTAG GGGCCTCATGTGCATGCACCGGCTGAAGATTGTTCACCGTGATCTCAAGAGTGCAAATTGCCTTGTTAACAAATACTGGACAGTCAAGATATGTGATTTTGGGCTCTCTCAAATAATGTCAGATTCTGCAATGAATGATAACTCATCTGCGGGGACCCCAGAGTGGATGGCTCCCGAGCTCATTCTCAATGAACCATTCACAGAAAAATGCGATATCTTCAGCTTTGGGGTTATCATGTGGGAGCTTTGCACTCTGAGTAGACCTTGGGAAGGAATACCACCTGTTCAG ATTGTTTATTCTGTTGCGAATGATGGGGCGAGACTGGAAATACCAGAAGGACCTCTTGGAAGCTTGATTGCGG ATTGCTGGGCAGAGCCGGAGAGGCGTCCAAGCTGCCAGGAGATCCTGACCCGCCTTCTTGATTGCGAGTATACCCTATGCTGA
- the LOC112887911 gene encoding probable serine/threonine-protein kinase SIS8 isoform X5: MDDLPEDEGRSQTQPSDPNWHSHLDHKFQSLSLTKQEKILDSAYSSLDSREAGHSLQAAQTLWSTGSLSGPIPNGFYSIIPEKRLKERFDAIPSPDDLYSLGIEGFKAEIILVDIERDKKISALKQLCTALVKGLTSNPAAMIKKVAGLVSDFYKRPNLHLSPARTSSEELSYFLENRGVQLLGQIRHGSCRPRAILFKVLADSVGIDSKLLVGIPNEEPHGYDDSSKHMSVVVTMKSSEFLVDLTRFPGQLVPFSSKALITSHISAAGESDSVDYDSCDSPLEPNSPLCAQRQEQDDSNRSFKATSLRNIMLKSTNSMEGKMRCRKKVADEHQRTASSSPEHPLFRVRGRSMLGDRQQGTSVAVSRSDGASTSNACKARRRSISITPEISDDIVRAVRAISESMRQNRLSRVQNDGSLGSSNDSQKHEPACDSHDDEVSTRRPSALEGLRRHISSQKAVSLPSSPHRSSILASDLRGPSDFTEADLMSTWNKVLQSSPFLNKPLLPYEEWRIEFSEITVGIRVGVGFFGEVFRGLWNGTDVAIKVFLEQDLTTENMKDFCNEISILSRLRHPNVILFLGACMKPPHLSLVTEYMELGSLYSLIHSKTHKMKLHWKRRLKMLCDICRGLMCMHRLKIVHRDLKSANCLVNKYWTVKICDFGLSQIMSDSAMNDNSSAGTPEWMAPELILNEPFTEKCDIFSFGVIMWELCTLSRPWEGIPPVQIVYSVANDGARLEIPEGPLGSLIADCWAEPERRPSCQEILTRLLDCEYTLC, translated from the exons ATGGATGATCTGCCAGAGGATGAAGGGAGATCCCAGACACAACCTTCAGATCCAAATTGGCACTCCCATTTGGATCACAAGTTCCAGTCCCTTTCCCTGACTAAACAGGAAAAAATTTTGGATTCTGCATATTCTTCCCTTGATTCTAGGGAAGCTGGTCATTCATTGCAGGCTGCTCAGACATTGTGGTCTACTGGATCTCTATCAGGTCCAATACCCAATGGTTTTTATTCCATTATTCCG GAAAAGAGGCTCAAGGAGCGTTTTGACGCCATACCTTCTCCAGATGACCTTTATTCTCTTGGAATAGAAGGATTTAAGGCAGAAATTATCCTTGTGGACATAGAAAGAGATAAAAAGATATCTGCTTTAAAGCAGCTATGCACAGCGCTGGTAAAAGGATTGACTTCAAACCCTGCTGCCATGATAAAAAAGGTTGCAGGTTTG GTTTCTGACTTCTACAAGCGACCAAACCTGCATCTCAGTCCTGCAAGAACTTCCTCTGAAGAACTTTCTTATTTCTTAGAAAACAGGGGAGTTCAATTGCTGGGACAGATAAGACATGGATCTTGCAGGCCCAGAGCTATATTATTTAAAGTTCTTGCTGACTCTGTTGGTATAGACTCTAAACTGCTGGTG GGCATTCCAAATGAAGAACCTCATGGTTATGATGATTCATCCAAACATATGTCTGTTGTGGTCACGATGAAATCTTCGGAGTTTCTAGTTGACCTGACGCGTTTTCCAGGACAATTAGTTCCATTTTCATCCAAGGCTCTCATCACATCCCATATATCTGCGGCTGGAGAGAGTGATTCAGTTGACTATGATTCCTGTGATTCTCCTCTTGAACCAAATAGTCCCCTATGTGCTCAACG GCAAGAGCAAGATGACAGCAACAGATCCTTTAAAGCGACCTCTCTAAGAAACATCATGCTCAAATCAACAAATTCTATGGAGGGTAAAATGAGGTG CCGGAAGAAAGTTGCGGATGAACATCAACGAACCGCAAGTTCAAG TCCAGAGCATCCATTGTTCAGAGTTCGTGGCCGTTCAATGCTGGGTGATAGACAACAGGGTACCAGTGTAGCTGTGTCAAG GTCAGATGGCGCATCAACATCAAATGCATGTAAAGCACGGAGACGAAGTATAAGTATCACCCCTGAAATCAGTGATGATATTGTGAG GGCAGTTCGAGCAATAAGTGAAAGCATGAGACAGAATCGCCTTTCAAGGGTGCAGAATGATGGTAGTCTTGGATCCTCAAATGATTCACAGAAACAT GAACCTGCTTGTGACTCTCATGACGATGAAGTATCTACAAGACGACCAAGCGCACTGGAGGGTTTGAGAAGACACATTAGTAGTCAGAAAGCAGTGTCATTACCTTCATCACCCCATAGGTCAAGTATCCTTGCCTCTGACCTTAGGGGCCCATCTGACTTCACAGAAGCTGATCTGATGTCAACCTGGAATAAGGTGTTGCAGTCTTCACCATTTCTGAACAAGCCTTTATTGCCATATGAGGAATGGCGCATTGAGTTTTCAGAGATTACTGTTGGCATTCGTGTGGGAGTAG GGTTCTTTGGAGAAGTCTTTCGTGGCCTCTGGAATGGAACAGATGTAGCTATAAAAGTATTCCTGGAGCAAGATTTGACAACAGAGAATATGAAAGATTTCTGCAACGAGATCTCAATACTTAG CCGACTTCGACATCCCAATG TCATACTCTTCCTTGGTGCATGTATGAAGCCTCCTCACTTATCCCTAGTCACTGAGTACATGGAATTGGGTTCTTTGTACAGTTTGATTCATTCAAAAACACACAAAATGAAGCTCCATTGGAAGAGGAGGTTAAAGATGCTCTGTGATATCTGTAG GGGCCTCATGTGCATGCACCGGCTGAAGATTGTTCACCGTGATCTCAAGAGTGCAAATTGCCTTGTTAACAAATACTGGACAGTCAAGATATGTGATTTTGGGCTCTCTCAAATAATGTCAGATTCTGCAATGAATGATAACTCATCTGCGGGGACCCCAGAGTGGATGGCTCCCGAGCTCATTCTCAATGAACCATTCACAGAAAAATGCGATATCTTCAGCTTTGGGGTTATCATGTGGGAGCTTTGCACTCTGAGTAGACCTTGGGAAGGAATACCACCTGTTCAG ATTGTTTATTCTGTTGCGAATGATGGGGCGAGACTGGAAATACCAGAAGGACCTCTTGGAAGCTTGATTGCGG ATTGCTGGGCAGAGCCGGAGAGGCGTCCAAGCTGCCAGGAGATCCTGACCCGCCTTCTTGATTGCGAGTATACCCTATGCTGA
- the LOC112887911 gene encoding probable serine/threonine-protein kinase SIS8 isoform X4 has product MDDLPEDEGRSQTQPSDPNWHSHLDHKFQSLSLTKQEKILDSAYSSLDSREAGHSLQAAQTLWSTGSLSGPIPNGFYSIIPEKRLKERFDAIPSPDDLYSLGIEGFKAEIILVDIERDKKISALKQLCTALVKGLTSNPAAMIKKVAGLVSDFYKRPNLHLSPARTSSEELSYFLENRGVQLLGQIRHGSCRPRAILFKVLADSVGIDSKLLVGIPNEEPHGYDDSSKHMSVVVTMKSSEFLVDLTRFPGQLVPFSSKALITSHISAAGESDSVDYDSCDSPLEPNSPLCAQRQEQDDSNRSFKATSLRNIMLKSTNSMEGKMRCRKKVADEHQRTASSSPEHPLFRVRGRSMLGDRQQGTSVAVSRYLNGASTSNACKARRRSISITPEISDDIVRAVRAISESMRQNRLSRVQNDGSLGSSNDSQKHEPACDSHDDEVSTRRPSALEGLRRHISSQKAVSLPSSPHRSSILASDLRGPSDFTEADLMSTWNKVLQSSPFLNKPLLPYEEWRIEFSEITVGIRVGVGFFGEVFRGLWNGTDVAIKVFLEQDLTTENMKDFCNEISILSRLRHPNVILFLGACMKPPHLSLVTEYMELGSLYSLIHSKTHKMKLHWKRRLKMLCDICRGLMCMHRLKIVHRDLKSANCLVNKYWTVKICDFGLSQIMSDSAMNDNSSAGTPEWMAPELILNEPFTEKCDIFSFGVIMWELCTLSRPWEGIPPVQIVYSVANDGARLEIPEGPLGSLIADCWAEPERRPSCQEILTRLLDCEYTLC; this is encoded by the exons ATGGATGATCTGCCAGAGGATGAAGGGAGATCCCAGACACAACCTTCAGATCCAAATTGGCACTCCCATTTGGATCACAAGTTCCAGTCCCTTTCCCTGACTAAACAGGAAAAAATTTTGGATTCTGCATATTCTTCCCTTGATTCTAGGGAAGCTGGTCATTCATTGCAGGCTGCTCAGACATTGTGGTCTACTGGATCTCTATCAGGTCCAATACCCAATGGTTTTTATTCCATTATTCCG GAAAAGAGGCTCAAGGAGCGTTTTGACGCCATACCTTCTCCAGATGACCTTTATTCTCTTGGAATAGAAGGATTTAAGGCAGAAATTATCCTTGTGGACATAGAAAGAGATAAAAAGATATCTGCTTTAAAGCAGCTATGCACAGCGCTGGTAAAAGGATTGACTTCAAACCCTGCTGCCATGATAAAAAAGGTTGCAGGTTTG GTTTCTGACTTCTACAAGCGACCAAACCTGCATCTCAGTCCTGCAAGAACTTCCTCTGAAGAACTTTCTTATTTCTTAGAAAACAGGGGAGTTCAATTGCTGGGACAGATAAGACATGGATCTTGCAGGCCCAGAGCTATATTATTTAAAGTTCTTGCTGACTCTGTTGGTATAGACTCTAAACTGCTGGTG GGCATTCCAAATGAAGAACCTCATGGTTATGATGATTCATCCAAACATATGTCTGTTGTGGTCACGATGAAATCTTCGGAGTTTCTAGTTGACCTGACGCGTTTTCCAGGACAATTAGTTCCATTTTCATCCAAGGCTCTCATCACATCCCATATATCTGCGGCTGGAGAGAGTGATTCAGTTGACTATGATTCCTGTGATTCTCCTCTTGAACCAAATAGTCCCCTATGTGCTCAACG GCAAGAGCAAGATGACAGCAACAGATCCTTTAAAGCGACCTCTCTAAGAAACATCATGCTCAAATCAACAAATTCTATGGAGGGTAAAATGAGGTG CCGGAAGAAAGTTGCGGATGAACATCAACGAACCGCAAGTTCAAG TCCAGAGCATCCATTGTTCAGAGTTCGTGGCCGTTCAATGCTGGGTGATAGACAACAGGGTACCAGTGTAGCTGTGTCAAGGTACCTCA ATGGCGCATCAACATCAAATGCATGTAAAGCACGGAGACGAAGTATAAGTATCACCCCTGAAATCAGTGATGATATTGTGAG GGCAGTTCGAGCAATAAGTGAAAGCATGAGACAGAATCGCCTTTCAAGGGTGCAGAATGATGGTAGTCTTGGATCCTCAAATGATTCACAGAAACAT GAACCTGCTTGTGACTCTCATGACGATGAAGTATCTACAAGACGACCAAGCGCACTGGAGGGTTTGAGAAGACACATTAGTAGTCAGAAAGCAGTGTCATTACCTTCATCACCCCATAGGTCAAGTATCCTTGCCTCTGACCTTAGGGGCCCATCTGACTTCACAGAAGCTGATCTGATGTCAACCTGGAATAAGGTGTTGCAGTCTTCACCATTTCTGAACAAGCCTTTATTGCCATATGAGGAATGGCGCATTGAGTTTTCAGAGATTACTGTTGGCATTCGTGTGGGAGTAG GGTTCTTTGGAGAAGTCTTTCGTGGCCTCTGGAATGGAACAGATGTAGCTATAAAAGTATTCCTGGAGCAAGATTTGACAACAGAGAATATGAAAGATTTCTGCAACGAGATCTCAATACTTAG CCGACTTCGACATCCCAATG TCATACTCTTCCTTGGTGCATGTATGAAGCCTCCTCACTTATCCCTAGTCACTGAGTACATGGAATTGGGTTCTTTGTACAGTTTGATTCATTCAAAAACACACAAAATGAAGCTCCATTGGAAGAGGAGGTTAAAGATGCTCTGTGATATCTGTAG GGGCCTCATGTGCATGCACCGGCTGAAGATTGTTCACCGTGATCTCAAGAGTGCAAATTGCCTTGTTAACAAATACTGGACAGTCAAGATATGTGATTTTGGGCTCTCTCAAATAATGTCAGATTCTGCAATGAATGATAACTCATCTGCGGGGACCCCAGAGTGGATGGCTCCCGAGCTCATTCTCAATGAACCATTCACAGAAAAATGCGATATCTTCAGCTTTGGGGTTATCATGTGGGAGCTTTGCACTCTGAGTAGACCTTGGGAAGGAATACCACCTGTTCAG ATTGTTTATTCTGTTGCGAATGATGGGGCGAGACTGGAAATACCAGAAGGACCTCTTGGAAGCTTGATTGCGG ATTGCTGGGCAGAGCCGGAGAGGCGTCCAAGCTGCCAGGAGATCCTGACCCGCCTTCTTGATTGCGAGTATACCCTATGCTGA